The following are from one region of the Lacinutrix sp. Bg11-31 genome:
- a CDS encoding tRNA-(ms[2]io[6]A)-hydroxylase — MLHLKLETDPRWVTIVESNIEEILTDHAWCEQKAATNAITIITHNSEHEELVTELLKLAKEELEHFQMVHDIIKKRGYTLGRERKDHYVNQLYKFMNKGGSRLQSFVDRLLFSAMIEARSCERFKLLSQRINDEELSKFYHDLMISEAGHYTTFITFARQYGKGIDVDKRWQELVEFEGVLIKSYGKSETIHG, encoded by the coding sequence ATGCTTCACCTAAAACTAGAAACCGACCCACGTTGGGTAACCATTGTAGAGAGTAATATTGAAGAAATATTAACAGATCATGCTTGGTGTGAGCAAAAAGCAGCTACAAATGCTATTACTATTATTACACACAATAGCGAACACGAAGAGCTAGTTACAGAGCTTTTAAAGCTTGCTAAAGAAGAATTAGAGCACTTTCAAATGGTACACGATATTATTAAAAAACGTGGCTACACCTTAGGTCGTGAGCGCAAAGACCATTACGTAAACCAATTATATAAGTTTATGAACAAAGGTGGTAGCAGACTACAAAGCTTTGTAGACCGTTTATTGTTTTCGGCAATGATAGAAGCACGAAGCTGCGAACGCTTTAAATTATTATCTCAACGTATTAACGACGAAGAACTCTCTAAGTTTTATCACGATTTAATGATTAGCGAAGCTGGACATTATACCACTTTTATAACCTTTGCTAGACAATACGGAAAAGGTATTGATGTAGATAAACGCTGGCAAGAACTTGTAGAGTTTGAAGGTGTATTAATAAAAAGTTATGGTAAAAGCGAAACTATACATGGTTAA
- a CDS encoding CIA30 family protein, producing MKPLALILLFTTIMTSTPIFNFTKDANISNWRIIDDVVMGGRSNGNFALNNNGHGVFSGEISLENNGGFSSLRYDTETIAISKHTKVCIKLKGDSKDYQFRIKANRKERYSYITTFKTSGEWETITINLKDMYPAFRGRTLDYPSFDKTNIEELAFLIGNKKAESFELLIDSIELK from the coding sequence ATGAAACCATTAGCCTTAATCTTACTATTTACAACAATTATGACTTCTACTCCTATTTTTAATTTCACCAAAGACGCTAACATCTCTAATTGGCGTATTATAGACGATGTAGTTATGGGTGGACGCTCTAACGGAAACTTTGCTTTAAACAATAATGGTCACGGTGTTTTTAGTGGTGAAATATCTTTAGAAAACAATGGTGGTTTTTCTTCTCTACGTTACGATACAGAAACCATAGCCATTTCTAAACACACCAAAGTATGCATTAAGTTAAAAGGAGATAGCAAAGACTACCAATTTAGAATTAAAGCCAATAGAAAAGAACGCTACTCTTACATTACCACTTTTAAAACTTCTGGCGAATGGGAAACCATTACTATAAATTTAAAAGATATGTACCCTGCTTTTAGAGGAAGAACGCTTGACTACCCAAGTTTTGATAAAACCAATATTGAAGAATTAGCTTTTTTAATAGGAAACAAAAAGGCTGAAAGCTTTGAGTTGTTAATTGATAGTATTGAGCTAAAGTAA